From one Sulfurimonas sp. HSL-3221 genomic stretch:
- a CDS encoding suppressor of fused domain protein — MSEVSNENIALAKMARDAFGGTAKVRRYYDEKEEKSVDILTSEDEKLLSYATIGLSDSPLYIDGKEYEVRVELVGASYANIDYFPNVLATAAFNIMNSKWECYPGVIFDNIISMYDSSIEMKHLLFVPPFVWDNRLETIEFENKKVAWLQIIPISDEERSLALEKSSEALEELLEQSEVDVYNILRQSIV, encoded by the coding sequence ATGTCAGAAGTATCAAACGAAAATATAGCTTTAGCAAAAATGGCAAGAGATGCTTTTGGTGGTACTGCAAAGGTTAGGCGATACTATGATGAAAAAGAAGAAAAAAGTGTTGACATATTGACAAGTGAAGATGAAAAGTTATTGTCGTATGCAACAATTGGCTTGTCTGACTCACCTCTATACATTGATGGGAAAGAATATGAAGTTCGTGTTGAATTAGTAGGTGCGTCGTATGCAAATATCGATTATTTTCCGAATGTTTTAGCGACTGCTGCATTCAACATAATGAACTCCAAGTGGGAATGCTACCCAGGTGTGATTTTTGATAATATTATTTCAATGTATGATTCATCAATTGAGATGAAGCATCTCTTGTTTGTCCCTCCCTTTGTTTGGGATAATAGATTAGAAACTATAGAATTTGAAAATAAGAAAGTGGCTTGGTTGCAAATAATTCCAATTTCTGATGAAGAGCGAAGTCTGGCTCTAGAAAAGAGTTCAGAAGCTCTTGAAGAATTATTAGAGCAATCAGAGGTTGATGTTTATAACATACTGCGTCAGTCAATCGTATAA
- a CDS encoding WYL domain-containing protein codes for MKYKAQEVVVIILNELSRSQSVVLSSFADFYDVNELTLARNFRDVRDHFYSDDIEYVRKEKLWIAKRPRFLDDSFIKAEEAVVLTGILKNSSHFGHSLSQQVGLIVNYYKKRRYYNLLQPDTIEDAEPMKSFFATVEMAIRAGQYINLHYRKNGEIKQREVLPIRIANMEYYWYLIGEFKTDSGKEIRYLAFRKIEKIEPINSYAKYSVLRELRHQVKDSNKGMNAFYKPYQKHKKVKVMIPEHFEEYIKSTPYFSTWKRATGSKIIEDKKYIFYNIITTDGDEYRDIIPTIQKYMPDVVVCNNDENQELIRIMRERSLMYAKLLEESGS; via the coding sequence TTGAAATATAAAGCACAAGAAGTCGTTGTCATTATCTTAAATGAGCTTTCCAGAAGCCAATCTGTGGTCCTTTCCAGTTTCGCTGATTTTTATGATGTAAACGAATTAACCCTGGCAAGAAATTTTCGAGATGTAAGAGATCATTTTTATTCCGATGACATTGAATACGTTAGAAAAGAAAAACTTTGGATAGCAAAACGCCCAAGGTTTTTGGACGATTCCTTTATCAAAGCAGAAGAGGCCGTCGTTTTAACCGGTATCCTAAAAAATAGCTCTCACTTTGGGCACTCCCTGTCCCAACAAGTGGGATTAATTGTCAATTACTATAAAAAGAGACGCTATTACAACCTACTTCAGCCGGACACTATTGAAGATGCAGAGCCAATGAAATCATTCTTTGCTACCGTTGAAATGGCCATAAGGGCTGGGCAATATATCAATCTCCATTATCGAAAAAACGGTGAAATAAAGCAGCGCGAAGTTTTACCAATACGAATAGCGAATATGGAATACTACTGGTATCTTATCGGTGAGTTTAAAACAGATTCTGGAAAAGAAATACGTTATCTTGCATTTAGAAAAATTGAAAAGATCGAACCTATTAATAGTTATGCAAAATATAGTGTACTTCGGGAATTGCGGCATCAAGTCAAAGATTCAAACAAAGGTATGAATGCTTTCTACAAACCTTACCAAAAACATAAGAAAGTTAAAGTCATGATCCCAGAACACTTTGAAGAATACATAAAAAGTACACCCTATTTTAGTACTTGGAAGCGCGCTACAGGTTCAAAGATTATTGAAGATAAAAAATATATTTTTTACAATATTATTACTACGGATGGAGATGAATACAGAGATATCATACCGACAATACAAAAATACATGCCTGATGTAGTTGTATGTAATAATGATGAGAATCAAGAACTCATCAGGATAATGAGAGAACGTTCACTTATGTATGCAAAACTACTTGAAGAATCAGGCTCTTAA
- a CDS encoding multiubiquitin domain-containing protein — protein sequence MPGENNNGSNAPGQNKEYSIIINGRPVTVKDHKLTYEQVLELAKIPAGGQTTLYIITYERGEHGNAEGTLAPGGFVVIKDGMVFNVDTTNKS from the coding sequence ATGCCTGGCGAAAACAACAACGGAAGTAATGCACCCGGACAGAACAAAGAATATAGCATTATCATCAATGGTAGACCAGTTACGGTCAAAGACCACAAACTTACGTATGAACAGGTTCTTGAACTTGCTAAGATTCCTGCAGGTGGTCAAACAACCCTCTATATAATTACGTATGAACGTGGAGAACACGGAAATGCAGAAGGTACATTGGCGCCAGGTGGTTTCGTTGTCATTAAAGATGGGATGGTGTTCAATGTCGACACAACTAATAAATCGTAG
- a CDS encoding ThiF family adenylyltransferase gives MSTQLINRSPDLKRLRDEGFSVHIKGGLLVIDDVPYVTAERKVSIGTLVSTLALQGEKAAYDNMHVAHFAGSQPCFADGRPINEIMHQTIETNHGNGIITKMSFSSKPSGGYRDYHHKMITYINILQAQAQVIDSSMDAKRFRPLEDDVTSVFNYVDTNASRASITELTEMFAEQKIGIVGLGGTGSYILDFIAKTPVKEIHLFDGDAFLTHNAFRAPGAPSIEQLNEGMSKVDYLSDIYSKMHKGIRAHSLFMTEQHMELLKEMDFVFVSIDSGEIKRLIFDYLDGNDIPYIDVGMGLTIEEKVLRGSVRTTAFMAEEHKGLRRMIDFSEGVDNAYSTNIQIAELNGLNAAIAVLRWKQHLGFYQSLVDEGQVMFSINTLGLVKT, from the coding sequence ATGTCGACACAACTAATAAATCGTAGCCCTGATTTAAAACGATTACGTGATGAAGGTTTCAGCGTACACATAAAAGGAGGACTCTTGGTGATAGATGATGTTCCCTACGTGACTGCTGAAAGAAAAGTATCAATAGGAACATTGGTCTCGACATTGGCGCTTCAAGGTGAGAAAGCCGCCTACGACAATATGCACGTCGCGCATTTTGCAGGGAGTCAGCCCTGCTTTGCGGACGGACGTCCGATCAATGAAATAATGCATCAAACTATTGAGACAAATCATGGTAATGGTATCATAACCAAGATGTCTTTTTCAAGTAAGCCAAGCGGAGGATATAGAGATTATCATCATAAAATGATTACATACATCAATATCCTACAGGCTCAGGCCCAGGTGATTGATTCATCAATGGATGCGAAACGTTTCCGTCCACTTGAAGATGATGTCACTTCAGTATTCAACTACGTCGACACGAATGCAAGCAGAGCATCGATCACCGAACTTACAGAAATGTTTGCGGAGCAAAAGATAGGTATTGTCGGTTTAGGTGGGACAGGGTCCTATATCCTTGATTTTATAGCCAAGACGCCTGTTAAAGAGATTCATCTTTTTGACGGGGATGCTTTCCTGACACATAATGCATTCCGCGCTCCGGGTGCTCCCTCCATAGAGCAACTCAATGAAGGGATGAGCAAAGTCGACTATTTGAGTGACATATATTCCAAGATGCACAAAGGGATACGCGCGCATTCTCTCTTTATGACGGAGCAACATATGGAGCTGTTGAAGGAGATGGATTTTGTGTTTGTTTCCATCGACAGCGGTGAAATTAAGCGTTTGATTTTCGATTATCTTGATGGGAATGATATCCCCTATATAGATGTTGGAATGGGGTTGACAATTGAAGAAAAAGTGTTGCGTGGGTCAGTGCGCACTACCGCCTTTATGGCAGAAGAGCACAAGGGGCTTAGAAGGATGATTGATTTCAGCGAAGGAGTGGATAACGCTTATAGCACTAATATCCAGATCGCTGAATTGAATGGGCTTAATGCTGCAATTGCAGTCCTAAGATGGAAGCAACATCTCGGGTTCTACCAATCGCTTGTGGATGAAGGACAGGTGATGTTTAGTATTAATACCCTTGGCCTGGTGAAGACATGA
- a CDS encoding DUF6527 family protein yields MRHEFVEFIPEKPDEGVLYISIPYKTTLHLCACGCKREVFTSLSPAGWKLIFDGETVSLDPSIGNWDFPCQSHYFIKKGKVKWSYGFSDEQIREVKERDLEDKEQYYRAKEEVEIQISHSPWARIVRYFFKRNK; encoded by the coding sequence ATGAGACATGAATTTGTCGAATTTATTCCAGAGAAACCGGATGAGGGAGTGTTATATATCTCTATCCCCTATAAGACAACATTGCATCTCTGTGCATGTGGTTGTAAAAGGGAGGTTTTTACCTCCCTATCACCAGCAGGATGGAAATTGATATTTGATGGAGAAACAGTTTCACTTGATCCCTCAATCGGGAATTGGGATTTCCCATGCCAGTCGCATTACTTTATCAAAAAAGGGAAGGTAAAGTGGTCTTATGGTTTTTCTGATGAACAGATCCGTGAAGTCAAAGAAAGGGATCTTGAGGATAAAGAACAGTACTATCGAGCAAAGGAAGAAGTAGAGATACAGATATCACACAGTCCCTGGGCGAGAATCGTTCGATACTTTTTTAAAAGGAATAAGTAG
- a CDS encoding DUF488 domain-containing protein, with protein MKTQPTFYRQRLLLSLIHAFKRPLSKLDLQKLLFLFVEEVQTSKKKAYEFVPYHYGCYSFQANADLRTLHNYAFIQINDEENLINGLESEGNSLSGLKEKDKHAILSFASKYEDLSGNDLIAYVYKNYPYYTLHSKIAHKFLEKRYQKEPKLIDDGVMLFTIGYEGITFEHYVNLLINNDIKVLCDVRKNPFSMKFGFSKHMLKSTLEKIGIRYLHLPELGIESENRQELNDISDYQMLFADYQRETIPSDVAQNALKYINDIASNEKIALTCFEKDIEYCHRGVIAENLKKMFGLGYNNIS; from the coding sequence ATGAAAACACAGCCTACTTTTTACAGACAACGATTACTTTTGTCACTGATACATGCATTCAAAAGACCACTCTCCAAATTAGATCTACAAAAACTACTTTTTTTGTTTGTTGAAGAAGTTCAAACTAGTAAGAAAAAGGCATATGAATTCGTCCCATACCATTATGGCTGCTACTCATTCCAGGCTAACGCTGATTTAAGAACCCTGCACAATTATGCTTTCATTCAAATCAACGATGAAGAGAACCTGATCAATGGTCTAGAAAGCGAAGGCAATTCGTTAAGTGGCCTGAAAGAGAAAGATAAACACGCAATTTTGTCATTTGCCAGCAAATATGAAGATCTGTCAGGCAATGACCTTATTGCATACGTTTATAAGAACTATCCGTACTACACATTGCATAGTAAAATCGCCCATAAGTTCTTGGAAAAAAGATATCAAAAAGAGCCAAAGTTGATTGATGATGGTGTAATGCTATTCACCATTGGGTATGAGGGAATTACCTTCGAACATTACGTCAACCTTCTTATCAATAATGACATCAAAGTACTTTGTGATGTCAGAAAAAACCCCTTCAGCATGAAGTTCGGATTTTCAAAGCACATGCTTAAGAGTACACTTGAAAAAATTGGTATTCGATATCTTCACCTCCCCGAGCTTGGGATAGAGTCTGAAAATAGGCAAGAACTTAATGACATTAGCGACTATCAAATGCTTTTCGCAGACTACCAACGCGAGACTATTCCATCAGATGTAGCACAAAATGCTCTCAAATACATTAATGATATTGCCTCTAATGAAAAAATTGCTTTGACCTGCTTTGAAAAAGATATTGAGTATTGCCATCGAGGGGTGATTGCTGAAAATTTGAAAAAAATGTTTGGACTTGGATATAATAATATTTCATAG
- a CDS encoding DUF4279 domain-containing protein — MYKNEVIVRLIISGALNDISEIAEKIHATKIWKVGDLKNEKGTIEYKTNGCEFSIQKKDILHVDSILHDLILHLTPQQEGVLSSLDTEKKLSIVVYSNDLMPSFSFTKESLEFLCSINAELDLDIYCMKE; from the coding sequence ATGTATAAAAACGAAGTAATTGTGCGCTTAATAATATCTGGAGCGTTAAATGATATAAGTGAAATTGCTGAAAAAATCCATGCGACAAAAATATGGAAAGTTGGTGATCTAAAAAATGAAAAAGGTACAATAGAATATAAAACTAATGGTTGTGAGTTTTCTATTCAGAAGAAAGATATTTTGCATGTAGATAGCATTTTGCATGACCTAATACTACATCTCACACCTCAACAAGAGGGCGTCCTGTCTTCTCTAGATACGGAAAAAAAGCTAAGTATTGTTGTGTACTCAAATGATTTGATGCCAAGTTTTTCATTTACTAAAGAAAGTCTAGAGTTTCTGTGTTCAATCAATGCAGAATTGGATCTGGACATTTATTGCATGAAAGAGTGA
- a CDS encoding RHS repeat-associated core domain-containing protein, whose amino-acid sequence MLKMIFGLLLLLPTALFSVSDTQEGYENCACDAPRYWYLYSKDSGVSDQTQHCSYSTPCSLLEDTSRYYCDKYYKNWQTHHYVFKYSKKWTTTQYVNYYDNHYANEFYQCLLCNESDIPFPVQESNATYSTPWRSDTLDAPASHQQCIDSNGTIESGKLTCVNYERCKLPAVCDETQANFPAKGDNEEILYQWSGVDNNLTTACEDLNGSVQTANTPCEDLHRCVKKTDEDQPICDESISSYVSPRDTTFHEEIAISGSEYGLHYSSGDIDENRSRTVAYGWSLNGHAVFSGDKLYLDSTIYAVDTPVQENGNLVVKLGTHEYLFDAEGKHVLTRDAYTKQTISSFLYDGQGLLTTVTDAFSQTTTLNRDANGTVISVTAPHGQSTYLNVDANGDLTEVQYEDLSSYGFTYENHLMTQETEPNGNSFLHIFDSNGKVVKVVDAEQGEWLFGQSSGATALDINVTRAAGDAVAYKKHYLANGLLVTEKFLPSGDTVLYENAVDDTLSSTTMCSEKTTSTYLTANGVLVKDPAEGRRILASTTRTEPSGLSMQTAYTASYTMDGDSVSKVVRTATTNGATVTNERDYSGSTQTTVSAEGITSSQTYDAANRLMLSSQLGNLLPVQYGYDNEGRLTTVTQGTRTTTYVYNADGHLDSVIDPDGLTTGYAYDLLGRRTQITHPNLHTTDFQYDANGNMIVLTTPIPRDHSFSYNGVNKRDSYTSPLGKATAYIYDKQRRLITLMKPSGKTVVTTYSGGRVSQVQTPEGNTTYGYDCGDNPSTVMRGSEQIDYGYDGALVTSIAQSGVLNQTMSLGYNSDFRVESFTYAGASESYVYNGDGQPTQIGGAQMTYSPENGLLTSVNSGDIHFDLQMTYNDYGETDTSTIKGTGVYRYNYQILQRSPAGKITQRLEGSEVNPLALYEYKYNSLGRLIEAKDLYSGSVESYVYDANGNRQSATINGVTTTANFTLDDQVVVYGQNTYAYDDDGYLSEKTTPEGTTTYEYGTLGELIKVVKPDGTVIEYLQNANNQRVAKKINGQIVEKYLWKDLTTLLAVYDGNDNLISRFEYAAGRMPYKMTTGSGKVFYLAYDQVGTFKYAYEKPLFLFLGDRKAVKYDTYGNILSDSNPDVKVPFGFAGGLYDPDTKLTRFGYRDYDAYTGKWMAKDPIGFAGGDTNLYGYVLGDPANFIDPTGKFAFLIPLFPTIGVAVLGIGYSILNPPPAFHPVAWDDSWENNSPYCANDDKMLSPGEIERLKRGGIHPHDLKENSRQDLYKKKNGDIVVKRKGGKGPGEPTGLNINDF is encoded by the coding sequence ATGCTTAAAATGATATTCGGGTTACTCTTGCTATTGCCAACTGCACTCTTTTCTGTATCTGATACGCAGGAGGGTTATGAAAACTGCGCCTGCGATGCACCACGATATTGGTATCTGTATTCAAAAGATTCTGGAGTATCTGATCAGACTCAACATTGCAGTTATTCTACTCCCTGCTCATTGCTAGAAGATACGAGTCGATATTACTGTGACAAATATTATAAAAATTGGCAGACGCACCATTACGTATTTAAATACAGCAAAAAATGGACTACAACCCAATATGTAAACTATTATGACAACCATTACGCCAACGAGTTTTATCAATGCCTACTATGCAATGAAAGTGACATCCCCTTTCCTGTTCAAGAGAGCAATGCCACTTATTCTACTCCGTGGAGAAGCGATACACTTGATGCGCCAGCATCACACCAGCAATGTATTGACAGCAACGGTACGATAGAAAGCGGCAAACTCACATGCGTCAATTATGAACGGTGTAAACTGCCTGCCGTGTGCGACGAAACTCAAGCAAACTTTCCAGCCAAAGGCGACAATGAGGAGATCCTTTACCAATGGTCTGGCGTCGATAATAATCTAACGACGGCTTGTGAAGATCTTAATGGGTCAGTTCAGACGGCAAATACACCCTGTGAAGATCTCCACCGCTGTGTCAAGAAGACAGACGAGGACCAACCTATATGCGATGAGTCCATCAGTTCATATGTTTCCCCGCGCGACACCACCTTCCACGAGGAGATCGCGATCAGCGGTTCCGAGTATGGTCTGCACTACTCCTCAGGAGACATTGATGAGAACCGCAGCCGAACCGTCGCCTACGGCTGGAGCCTGAACGGTCACGCGGTTTTCTCCGGAGACAAACTCTATCTGGACAGCACCATCTACGCGGTCGACACCCCCGTCCAGGAGAACGGCAATCTTGTCGTAAAACTTGGAACGCATGAATACCTGTTTGATGCCGAAGGCAAACATGTACTGACACGCGATGCCTACACCAAACAGACAATCTCCTCCTTCCTTTATGATGGTCAGGGTCTGCTTACTACCGTGACAGACGCTTTCAGTCAAACGACGACACTCAACAGGGACGCCAACGGCACCGTCATAAGCGTTACGGCTCCGCACGGTCAGAGTACCTACCTAAACGTAGACGCGAACGGGGATCTGACGGAAGTGCAGTACGAAGATCTGTCGTCCTATGGCTTCACGTATGAGAACCATCTCATGACCCAGGAGACCGAACCAAACGGGAACAGCTTCCTCCACATCTTCGACAGCAATGGGAAAGTTGTCAAAGTTGTTGATGCCGAGCAGGGAGAGTGGCTCTTCGGCCAAAGCAGCGGAGCAACAGCCCTTGACATCAATGTCACCAGGGCTGCCGGCGACGCCGTCGCCTATAAAAAGCATTACCTGGCGAACGGTCTCCTTGTCACGGAAAAGTTCCTCCCTTCCGGCGACACCGTTCTTTACGAGAATGCCGTTGACGACACCCTTTCAAGCACGACAATGTGCAGCGAGAAGACGACCAGTACCTACCTGACGGCAAACGGAGTGCTCGTCAAGGATCCTGCGGAAGGGCGTAGGATCCTTGCTTCCACGACACGGACGGAACCAAGCGGACTCTCCATGCAGACAGCATATACCGCCAGTTACACGATGGACGGAGACAGCGTCTCAAAAGTGGTGCGGACAGCGACAACGAACGGGGCTACGGTAACGAACGAACGTGATTACAGCGGTTCCACCCAGACGACTGTTTCGGCCGAAGGCATCACTTCCAGCCAGACCTATGATGCGGCCAACCGCCTGATGCTCTCCTCGCAGTTGGGCAACCTACTGCCGGTACAGTACGGCTATGACAATGAAGGTAGACTGACCACCGTCACGCAAGGTACCAGAACCACAACGTATGTCTATAATGCGGACGGCCACCTCGACTCAGTCATCGATCCTGACGGACTCACAACGGGCTATGCCTACGACCTCCTTGGCAGACGTACGCAGATCACCCACCCCAACTTGCATACGACAGACTTCCAGTATGACGCCAATGGAAATATGATCGTCCTCACCACGCCGATACCGAGAGACCACTCCTTTAGCTATAACGGCGTCAACAAGCGTGACTCCTATACCTCTCCGCTGGGTAAGGCGACCGCTTACATCTACGACAAGCAAAGAAGGCTGATCACGCTCATGAAGCCGAGCGGCAAGACGGTTGTTACAACGTATAGCGGCGGTCGGGTATCGCAGGTGCAAACACCTGAAGGAAACACAACGTATGGCTACGACTGCGGCGACAATCCTTCCACTGTCATGCGCGGCAGTGAGCAGATCGATTACGGTTACGACGGTGCGCTTGTCACCTCCATCGCCCAAAGCGGCGTGCTAAACCAGACGATGAGCTTGGGCTACAACAGCGACTTTAGAGTCGAGAGCTTCACCTATGCTGGTGCCAGCGAGTCTTATGTCTATAACGGGGATGGCCAACCGACACAGATCGGCGGCGCCCAAATGACATACAGCCCCGAGAATGGCTTGCTTACATCCGTGAACAGTGGTGATATTCACTTCGATCTTCAGATGACCTATAATGATTACGGCGAAACCGATACATCCACTATCAAAGGAACCGGAGTCTATCGATATAACTACCAGATATTGCAGCGTTCACCCGCGGGTAAGATCACCCAGCGCCTTGAGGGTTCAGAAGTGAATCCACTCGCCTTGTATGAATATAAATATAACTCCCTCGGTCGTTTGATTGAAGCAAAAGATCTTTATTCAGGCTCTGTCGAGTCGTATGTATATGATGCCAACGGCAACCGGCAAAGCGCGACGATCAACGGTGTGACGACAACAGCGAACTTCACCCTGGATGACCAGGTGGTCGTCTACGGTCAGAACACATATGCCTATGACGATGATGGTTACCTCTCAGAGAAGACGACGCCGGAAGGAACGACGACGTACGAATACGGCACACTCGGCGAACTCATAAAGGTCGTCAAGCCTGACGGCACGGTGATCGAATACCTTCAGAATGCCAATAACCAGCGTGTCGCCAAAAAGATCAACGGACAGATCGTCGAGAAATACCTCTGGAAGGACCTGACGACGCTCCTGGCGGTCTATGACGGCAATGACAACCTGATCAGCCGGTTCGAATACGCAGCCGGACGGATGCCCTACAAGATGACGACGGGAAGCGGCAAGGTCTTCTACCTGGCATACGACCAGGTGGGGACATTCAAATACGCCTATGAGAAACCTCTCTTCTTATTCCTTGGTGATCGCAAAGCCGTCAAGTACGACACCTACGGGAATATCCTTTCAGATAGCAACCCTGATGTCAAGGTGCCCTTCGGATTCGCCGGAGGCCTCTACGATCCGGATACCAAGCTGACCCGCTTTGGCTACCGCGACTATGATGCCTATACCGGCAAGTGGATGGCGAAGGATCCGATTGGGTTTGCAGGTGGGGACACCAACCTTTATGGGTATGTCCTCGGGGATCCAGCTAATTTTATTGACCCAACTGGCAAATTTGCCTTCTTAATACCACTTTTCCCAACGATAGGTGTGGCAGTTTTGGGCATAGGTTATTCGATCTTAAACCCACCACCAGCGTTTCATCCGGTAGCTTGGGATGACTCATGGGAGAACAATTCCCCCTATTGTGCCAATGACGATAAAATGTTAAGTCCTGGTGAAATTGAAAGATTAAAAAGGGGTGGAATCCACCCACATGATTTAAAAGAAAATTCACGCCAGGATTTGTACAAAAAAAAGAATGGTGATATCGTAGTTAAACGTAAAGGCGGCAAAGGCCCAGGCGAACCAACTGGTCTAAATATCAATGATTTTTGA
- a CDS encoding magnesium chelatase domain-containing protein, protein MKQLKCATLEGIDALPVTVESTLTRGLPSFTVVGLASSSISEARERVKSALLANDFTFPPKRITINLSPSDIEKHGSQFDLAMALLIALDSSERDFPEWYAFGELGLDGTVKENLMLYPLILSLANRGLLRNALVPMEALDKLSNIPGITFVGAGTLKDAIAFFKEEEHANIRPAAPKPIPFPHQTFQDVRYYYQKHYPEDFGEIRGQEVAKRAALISACGMHNLLLEGSPGSGKSMIAKRLRHILPPMTDGELLDIAKLDVLEGRAPHFTPLRPFRAPHHSGTSASIFGGGCHFQLIMLLSK, encoded by the coding sequence ATGAAACAGCTCAAATGTGCCACCCTCGAAGGCATCGACGCACTTCCGGTCACGGTCGAGTCCACGCTGACACGCGGTCTTCCCTCCTTCACCGTCGTCGGCCTGGCCTCCTCCTCAATATCCGAGGCGCGGGAGCGGGTCAAAAGCGCTCTACTGGCAAACGACTTCACCTTCCCGCCCAAACGCATCACGATCAATCTCAGTCCCAGCGACATCGAGAAACACGGCAGCCAGTTCGACCTCGCCATGGCCCTCCTGATCGCCCTAGACAGTTCCGAACGGGACTTCCCGGAGTGGTACGCTTTCGGAGAGCTGGGTCTTGACGGCACGGTCAAGGAGAACCTCATGCTCTATCCGCTGATTCTCTCCCTGGCCAACAGGGGACTGCTGCGCAATGCCCTCGTCCCGATGGAGGCCCTCGATAAACTCTCCAACATTCCCGGGATCACCTTTGTCGGTGCCGGAACGCTTAAAGACGCCATCGCCTTTTTCAAAGAGGAGGAGCATGCAAACATCCGGCCGGCAGCACCGAAACCCATCCCGTTTCCCCATCAGACGTTTCAGGATGTCCGCTACTATTATCAGAAACACTATCCCGAGGACTTCGGGGAGATTCGCGGCCAGGAGGTGGCGAAACGCGCCGCGCTCATCAGTGCGTGCGGCATGCACAACCTTCTCCTCGAAGGAAGCCCCGGTTCCGGGAAGTCGATGATTGCCAAACGGCTGCGCCATATCCTGCCGCCTATGACCGACGGCGAGCTCCTTGACATCGCCAAACTCGACGTGCTGGAAGGGAGAGCGCCCCACTTCACGCCGCTGCGCCCTTTCAGGGCTCCACACCACAGCGGTACCTCCGCCTCCATTTTCGGTGGCGGCTGTCATTTCCAACTAATTATGCTACTTTCCAAATAA
- the def gene encoding peptide deformylase, whose translation MQLPIVTYPDKRLKQLSEPVERFDEALHTFLDDMYDTMIASNGIGLAAIQVAKPLQVLIINLPDEQGEQDKSELLEIINPQIVLSDGTTFYQEGCLSVPGFYEDVERFETVTVSYQDRHGNEQVLEADGLLSVAVQHEMDHLAGKLFIEKLTYTRRKKFEKEYKRIQKEKKNG comes from the coding sequence ATGCAGCTTCCGATCGTCACCTACCCGGACAAACGCCTCAAACAGCTCTCCGAGCCTGTTGAGCGTTTCGACGAAGCCCTCCATACCTTCCTGGACGATATGTACGATACGATGATCGCCTCCAACGGGATCGGCCTCGCGGCCATCCAGGTCGCCAAACCCCTCCAGGTCCTCATCATCAACCTCCCCGACGAGCAGGGCGAACAGGACAAGTCGGAACTGCTGGAGATCATCAACCCGCAGATCGTGCTCAGCGACGGCACGACCTTCTACCAGGAGGGGTGTCTCAGCGTGCCGGGCTTCTACGAGGACGTCGAACGCTTTGAGACGGTCACCGTCAGTTACCAAGACCGTCACGGCAACGAGCAGGTCCTCGAAGCCGACGGCCTGCTCAGCGTCGCCGTCCAGCACGAGATGGACCACCTCGCCGGCAAGCTCTTTATTGAAAAGCTCACCTACACTCGCCGCAAGAAATTCGAGAAAGAGTACAAGCGGATTCAAAAAGAGAAGAAGAACGGCTAA
- the clpP gene encoding ATP-dependent Clp endopeptidase proteolytic subunit ClpP, which translates to MSYIPYVIEKSARGERSYDIYSRLLKDRIIMLSGEVNDAVASTIVAQMLFLEAEDPDKDIYFYINSPGGVVTSGMAIFDTMNYIRPDVATICIGQAASMGSFLLSSGAQGKRFALPHARIMIHQPLGGAQGQATDIEIQANEILRMKKELNGILAKNTGQSLKKVEKDTDRDFFMSAEEAKAYGLIDEVLVKNAKK; encoded by the coding sequence ATGAGCTATATTCCGTACGTCATTGAAAAAAGTGCGCGGGGCGAACGCTCTTACGACATCTACTCCCGCCTCCTGAAGGACCGCATCATCATGCTCAGCGGCGAGGTCAATGACGCCGTCGCTTCGACCATCGTCGCTCAGATGCTCTTCCTCGAAGCGGAGGATCCGGATAAAGACATCTACTTCTACATCAACTCCCCCGGCGGTGTCGTCACCTCCGGTATGGCGATCTTCGATACGATGAACTACATCCGTCCCGACGTCGCGACGATCTGTATCGGGCAGGCAGCTTCCATGGGCTCCTTCCTGCTCAGCTCCGGCGCCCAGGGCAAGCGCTTTGCCCTGCCGCACGCGCGCATCATGATCCACCAGCCCCTCGGCGGCGCCCAGGGACAGGCGACGGACATCGAGATCCAGGCCAACGAGATCCTGCGCATGAAAAAAGAGCTCAACGGCATCCTTGCCAAGAACACCGGACAGAGCCTGAAAAAGGTCGAGAAAGATACCGACCGCGACTTCTTCATGAGTGCGGAAGAGGCCAAAGCCTACGGCCTCATCGACGAAGTCCTCGTCAAGAACGCGAAGAAATAA